One region of Armigeres subalbatus isolate Guangzhou_Male chromosome 3, GZ_Asu_2, whole genome shotgun sequence genomic DNA includes:
- the LOC134220735 gene encoding uncharacterized protein LOC134220735 gives MSHFDPLGIIATYTVHGKILIQDVWRSRIHWDDPIAEEDYGSWQRWVELIPNLAEVRMPRCYFPNYSPRSLDTLELHVFVDASLLAYCAVAYFRIIDNGVPRCTLVTAKTKVTPLKPQSIPRNELSAGVIGVRLLKSVQENHSIPIKKRYMWTDSTTVLAWLKADPRKYQQFVAFRIAEIQSETKIEEWHYVPSNLNLADKGTKWGNGPCFNPENSWFTGPPFLLRPENEWPRLPIKLAEPLQEIKAVHHHVAFVDPAIDFSKFSRWEDLVKNLSYLYHFVHCCQKLHRVKTNNRVTILDQKDYAAAEASVWRVVQSQTYLAEISIIRKNSELPINEQKSLEKTSALRKVSPFLDDAGVLRMRSRINMKNVYYSFDFQNPVIVPRGSHATNLLIHKYHQRYGHANVDTVINELRQRYYIPKIRFAVKTVVKLCMWCKVYRARPVEPKMAVLPHPRVTPYVRPFTFTGLDYFGPLIVKRRRTNEKRWVALFTCLTIRAVHVEVVHTMSAASCKMAIRRFVSRRGSPQKIFSDNGTNFRGAARELADEIKAINRELASTFSNAETEWVFNPPSAPHMGGVWERKVRSIKDAFKALHHNQRLDDEELMTFLAEAELIVNSHPLTFVPIEDSTEEAVTPNNFLLMSSSGANNSSRIPISEEVFLRVNWKLMQQLLNQFWKRWIQGYLPTIARRTKWFNDVRPLQVDDPVVIVDENVRNGWLRGRVVEIYASRDGQVRKVDVQTSSGVFQRPAIKVALLDVLENSKANQG, from the coding sequence ATGAGCCATTTTGACCCACTCGGAATCATAGCCACCTACACAGTGCATGGTAAAATACTAATCCAGGACGTGTGGAGATCTAGAATTCATTGGGACGATCCTATTGCGGAAGAAGATTATGGATCCTGGCAGCGTTGGGTGGAATTAATTCCAAATCTGGCGGAGGTGCGAATGCCAAGGTGTTACTTCCCGAACTACAGCCCACGAAGTCTTGATACCCTTGAGCTCCATGTCTTCGTAGATGCTAGTTTGTTGGCCTACTGTGCTGTAGCCTATTTCCGGATCATCGACAATGGCGTTCCAAGGTGTACTCTAGTAACGGCCAAAACAAAGGTGACACCTCTGAAACCTCAATCAATACCAAGGAATGAACTAAGTGCCGGAGTGATTGGAGTAAGGCTGCTCAAGAGTGTCCAAGAAAATCACTCCATTCCAATCAAGAAACGGTATATGTGGACCGACTCAACCACTGTGTTAGCCTGGTTGAAAGCTGACCCAAGGAAGTACCAACAATTTGTGGCATTTCGAATAGCAGAAATTCAATCGGAAACGAAAATTGAAGAATGGCATTACGTTCCTTCTAACCTGAACCTTGCTGATAAGGGGACTAAATGGGGCAATGGACCATGTTTCAATCCAGAAAACTCATGGTTCACAGGACCGCCGTTTCTACTTCGACCAGAGAATGAGTGGCCACGTCTGCCGATCAAACTTGCGGAGCCGTTGCAAGAAATTAAAGCCGTCCATCATCACGTCGCATTTGTTGATCCGGCAATCGATTTCTCAAAGTTTTCACGTTGGGAGGACCTTGTGAAAAATCTAAGCTACTTGTATCACTTTGTTCATTGTTGCCAAAAACTACACAGAGTAAAAACAAACAACCGAGTGACAATTCTGGATCAGAAAGACTATGCGGCAGCAGAGGCAAGTGTGTGGCGCGTAGTACAAAGCCAAACATATCTCGCAGAAATCTCCATTATTCGCAAAAACTCTGAGCTTCCGATCAATGAGCAAAAATCGTTGGAAAAAACAAGTGCCCtcaggaaagtttctccgttcTTAGACGACGCAGGAGTTTTGCGGATGCGTAGTCGCATTAACATGAAGAATGTCTACTATTCGTTCGACTTTCAAAATCCTGTAATAGTTCCCAGAGGAAGTCACGCTACCAATCTCCTTATACACAAATATCATCAGCGATACGGACATGCAAACGTCGATACGGTCATCAATGAGCTACGCCAACGATACTATATCCCCAAAATCCGATTTGCCGTTAAAACTGTGGTTAAACTGTGTATGTGGTGTAAGGTCTATCGAGCGAGGCCAGTCGAACCAAAGATGGCTGTTCTACCACATCCAAGAGTGACGCCATACGTTCGCCCATTTACATTCACAGGACTGGATTATTTCGGACCATTGATCGTTAAGCGACGTCGCACTAATGAGAAGAGGTGGGTGGCACTATTCACGTGCCTTACTATACGAGCTGTTCACGTAGAGGTAGTGCACACAATGTCAGCCGCATCGTGTAAAATGGCAATTCGTCGTTTCGTTTCACGCAGAGGATCGCCGCAGAAAATATTCAGTGATAACGGGACCAATTTTCGAGGAGCCGCTCGTGAGTTAGCAGATGAAATCAAAGCTATCAACAGGGAACTGGCGTCCACGTTTTCCAACGCCGAAACCGAGTGGGTTTTCAATCCACCCTCCGCTCCTCATATGGGAGGCGTGTGGGAACGAAAGGTGCGCTCAATCAAGGACGCTTTCAAGGCATTGCACCACAATCAACGTTTAGACGATGAAGAGCTGATGACATTTCTTGCAGAAGCCGAATTGATCGTCAACTCCCACCCTCTTACATTTGTGCCCATAGAAGACTCAACAGAAGAAGCGGTGACTCCAAACAACTTTCTGCTTATGAGTTCAAGTGGTGCCAACAATTCGTCGCGGATTCCCATTAGTGAAGAAGTATTCTTGCGGGTGAATTGGAAGTTAATGCAGCAACTGTTGAACCAGTTTTGGAAGCGATGGATTCAAGGCTACCTTCCAACAATAGCGCGTCGAACGAAGTGGTTCAATGATGTACGTCCGCTCCAAGTGGACGACCCTGTTGTCATCGTAGACGAGAATGTCCGCAATGGGTGGCTGAGAGGTCGAGTTGTTGAAATCTACGCTTCGCGGGATGGTCAGGTGCGGAAGGTGGATGTCCAAACATCATCGGGGGTGTTTCAGCGACCGGCGATCAAAGTAGCCTTGCTGGATGTCCTGGAGAATAGTAAGGCCAATCAAGGATGA